One stretch of Oncorhynchus kisutch isolate 150728-3 unplaced genomic scaffold, Okis_V2 scaffold1231, whole genome shotgun sequence DNA includes these proteins:
- the LOC116365369 gene encoding frizzled-5-like: MATMTYICPIYISVLCLLLLMRALPVRAASKAIVCEPITVPMCKGIGYNLTYTPNQFNHDTQDEVGLEVHQFWPLVRIHCSPDLLFFLCSMYTPICIPDYRKPLPPCRSVCERAKRGCSPLMSQYGFEWPERMSCEGLPELGDADLLCMDRNSSDATTLSPGPAFPPKPTPKAPYRNPARRRPHLLPKPHHSHHHQDCEQRGCRCRHPLVSVKHEARSLYGRGVHTGPVENCAQPCRQPYFTPDEHAFTSLWIGLWSVLCFVSTLTTVVTFLIDRERFSYPELPIVYLAACYLFISLGYMVRLAAGHERVACSEDGGHVLYDASGPAGLCTLVFLLVYFFGMAGAIWWVVLSLTWFLAAGMKWGNEAIAGYSQYFHLAAWLVPSVKTIAVLALSAADGDPVAGICYVGNQSVESLRGFVLAPLVVYLFTGSLFLLAGFVSLFRIRSVIKQGGTKTDKLEKLMLRLGLFTVLYTVPAAVVVACLVYEQHLRPQWDRGLSCSCQAERERLSLGPDHAIFMLKYFMSLVVGITSGVWVWSGKTLESWRRFLGRCCCSCPCWGNKPSSASVYSEASTSLTTRTGLLPSQSEHKSLSHPSV; the protein is encoded by the coding sequence ATGGCGACCATGACGTACATCTGCCCAATTTACATCAGCGTTCTGTGCCTGCTCCTGCTGATGCGCGCACTACCGGTGCGCGCTGCCTCCAAGGCCATCGTGTGTGAACCCATCACGGTCCCCATGTGCAAAGGCATCGGCTACAACCTGACCTACACGCCCAACCAGTTTAACCACGACACTCAGGACGAGGTGGGGCTGGAGGTGCACCAGTTCTGGCCGCTGGTGCGCATccactgttcccctgacctgCTCTTCTTCCTCTGCAGCATGTACACCCCAATCTGCATCCCGGACTATCGCAAGCCTCTGCCCCCGTGCCGCTCCGTGTGCGAGCGGGCCAAGCGCGGCTGCTCCCCCCTGATGAGCCAGTATGGGTTTGAATGGCCCGAGAGGATGAGCTGCGAGGGGTTGCCAGAGCTGGGTGATGCTGACCTCCTCTGTATGGACCGGAACAGCAGTGACGCCACTACTCTGTCCCCAGGCCCGGCCTTCCCCCCGAAGCCTACCCCCAAGGCCCCCTACCGCAACCCAGCCCGCCGCAGGCCGCATCTCCTGCCCAAACCccaccacagtcaccaccaccaGGACTGTGAACAACGCGGCTGCCGCTGTCGCCACCCCCTGGTGTCCGTCAAGCATGAGGCCCGCTCACTGTACGGCCGCGGCGTCCACACAGGCCCCGTGGAGAACTGCGCCCAGCCCTGCCGTCAGCCCTACTTCACCCCGGACGAACACGCCTTCACCTCCCTCTGGATCGGCCTGTGGTCGGTCCTCTGCTTCGTCTCAACCTTAACTACGGTGGTCACGTTCCTGATTGACCGCGAACGCTTCTCCTACCCCGAGCTGCCTATCGTCTACCTGGCTGCCTGCTACCTCTTCATCTCCCTGGGATACATGGTGCGGCTGGCGGCGGGCCACGAGCGCGTGGCGTGCTCCGAGGACGGCGGGCACGTGCTGTACGACGCTTCGGGCCCTGCCGGCCTGTGCACCTTGGTGTTCCTGCTGGTCTACTTCTTTGGAATGGCCGGCGCAATCTGGTGGGTGGTGCTCTCGCTCACCTGGTTCCTGGCGGCGGGTATGAAGTGGGGCAACGAGGCCATCGCCGGGTACTCGCAGTACTTCCACCTGGCCGCCTGGCTGGTGCCCAGCGTCAAGACCATCGCCGTGCTGGCCCTGAGCGCTGCTGACGGAGACCCTGTGGCAGGGATATGCTACGTGGGCAACCAGAGTGTGGAGAGCCTGCGGGGCTTCGTGCTTGCTCCCCTGGTGGTCTACCTCTTCACAGGCTCCCTCTTCCTCCTAGCGGGGTTTGTGTCGTTGTTCCGCATCCGCAGCGTCATCAAGCAGGGGGGGACCAAGACGGACAAGCTGGAGAAGCTGATGTTAAGGCTGGGCCTCTTTACCGTCCTCTACACGGTCCCTGCCGCGGTGGTGGTGGCCTGTCTGGTGTACGAGCAGCACCTCAGGCCGCAGTGGGACAGGGGTCTTTCCTGCTCCtgccaggctgagagagagaggctaagcCTAGGGCCAGACCACGCCATCTTCATGCTGAAGTACTTTATGAGCCTGGTGGTGGGGATCACCTCGGGGGTGTGGGTGTGGTCGGGGAAGACTCTGGAGTCGTGGAGGAGGTTCCTGGGGAGGTGCTGTTGTTCATGTCCCTGCTGGGGCAACAAACCGTCCAGCGCGTCAGTATACAGCGAGGCCAGCACATCCCTCACGACACGCACCGGGCTGCTCCCCTCGCAGTCTGAGCACAAGTCCCTGTCGCACCCATCTGTGTGA